The window CGCCAAACAGTCCATTTCGGATAATTGGATCAAGACGAACAAGCAGTACGCCGAGCGCAAGGAGAAGCAGATCTACTACTTTTCCATTGAGTTCCTGCTCGGTCGCCTCCTGAAATCCAACCTTATCAACCTCGGCATCGAAGAGGCGCTGAAGGAAGTCCTCGGCGACTTCAAGCTGAACCTCTCGGATGCGTACGAAGTGGAGCCGGATGCAGGTCTCGGCAACGGCGGTCTCGGTCGTCTTGCGGCGTGCTTTATCGACTCGCTTGCGGCGCACCGCCTCCCGGGGCATGGCTGCACGATCCGCTATCAGTATGGACTTTTCGAGCAGAAGATCGTCGGCGGCAACCAAGTCGAGATTCCCGACAACTGGCTGCGCGACGGCTTCGCGTGGGAGTATCGCAAGCCGGACAAGTCGGTCGATGTCAAGTTCGGCGGCAACGCCTATATGCGTGACATGGGAAATGGCAGACTTGAGCTTGTCCATGAGAACCCGATGATCGTCATGGCGGTACCGTACGATATGCCGATTGTCGGCTACCACAACGCGACGGTCAACACGCTGCGTATGTGGAACGCCGAGGTCAATCGGGACTTCTCCGACTACGGTATGCTGACGCAGGAACAGATCCAGCAGCGTAATGACTACCGTACGTTCGTCGAGTCCATCACGCGCTATCTCTACCCGGACGACAGTACGTTCGAGGGACGGCGTATGCGCCTCATCCAAGAGTATTTCTTCGTATCGGCAGGCGTGCAGAGCATTGTCCGCCACTACAAGAAGACGGGCATGAGCATCTACGACTTCGGCAAGAAAATCGGCATTCACATCAACGACACGCATCCCGCGCTCTGCGTTGCGGAGCTCATGCGCATCCTCGTCGATGAGGAGCAGCTGACATGGGAGGATGCGTGGGCGATCACGCGCGATACCATCGCCTATACGAATCACACGATCATGCCGGAGGCGCTTGAAACGTGGGGCATTGATATGTTCCGCCCGCTGCTTCCGCGCATCTACATGATCATCGACGAGATCAACCGTCGTCACATGGAGGAGGTGCGCCGCCGCTATCCGAACAATGAGGACAAGGTGCGTGCGCTCTCCATCATTCAGGACGGCGTGATCCATATGGCGCGCCTCTCCATCGTCGGCGGACACAGCGTCAACGGTGTGGCGAAGATCCACACGGGCATCCTGAAATCCACGACGCTGAAGGATTTCTATGACTACACCCCGCGCAAGTTCAACAACAAGACCAACGGCATCACGCACCGTCGCTGGCTCATGGGGGCGAATCCGGAGCTTGCGGCTCTCATCGACACGATGCTCGGCAACCGCACGTGGCATCGTCATCCCGAGAAGATGGACGGTCTGCACGATCACGTCGGCGACAAGAACTTCCTTGAACAGCTCATGAAGATCAAGCGTCTGCGCCGCGAGGGGCTTGCGCGCTACATCGAGCACCACAACGGCGTAAAGCTCGATCCGGATTCGATGTTCGACATTCAGGTTAAGCGCATTCACTCCTACAAGCGGCAGCTGATGAACATTTTGCACATCATGTACCGCTACCAGCGCGCGCTTAGTGAGCCGGGATTTCTCACGCAGCCTGTGACCTACTTCTTCGGCGGCAAGGCGGCGCCCGGATACTACATCGCGAAAGAGACAATCCGTCTCATCAATGTGGTTGCGGATCGCATCAACAAGGATAAGCGCGTCAATGACTTCATGAAGGTCATCTTCATCGAGAACTTCGGCGTTTCCATCGGCGAGCTGGTCTATCCTGCGGCGGATGTCAGCGAGCAGATCTCGACAGCGTCGAAGGAAGCCTCGGGGACGGGCAACATGAAGTTCATGATGAACGGTGCGATCACGCTCGGCACGCTCGACGGCGCGAACGTCGAGATCCGCGATGCGGTCGGCAATGAGCACTGCGTCATCTTCGGGCTGAAGGCGGAGGAGGTCATGAACTACTACGCGACGGGCGCGTACTCGGCGTGGGATGAGTACCACACGAACGAGAAGGTGCGTACGGTGATGAACCAGCTCGTTGACGGCACTTATGGGGATTTCCGTTCGCTGTATGACTATCTGCTGCACGCGAACGATGAATTCTTTATCTTGAAGGATTTCAATGCGTACGACAACGCACGCATTGAGGTCATGCGGCGGTTCAAGGACAAGGACGGCTGGGCGCGTTCGGCGGCAATGAACGTCGCGCACTCCGGCGGGTTCTCGTCCGACCGCACGATTGACGAATATGCACGGGAGATTTGGGACATCCATCCCGTTATCATCTCGTAGTGACGAGGGGATATGCGCCGAGGAAACGCATATCCCGAGGAACATACAGGAGGGGATCGTATGAAAACATCAACGCTCAGCGAGTTTGATCTGTACCTCTTTCACCAGGGCACGAATTATCACGCACAGGAAATGCTCGGTGCGCATTTTGTGGAGCAGGACGGCAAAAAGGGCGTCCGATTTACGGTATGGGCACCGAATGCGAAGTCGGTCAGTGTCGTTGGCGAATTCAATGACTGGAACGTGTTCATCCATCCGATGAACCGCATCGACGACGGCGAAATCTGGGAGGCGTTCGTCGAGGGGCTTGGCGAGGGCGAGATCTACAAGTACGCGATCGAACCACAGTGGGGCGGTCCCCGCATCATGAAGGCAGACCCCTACGGATTCTATGCGGAGAAGAAACCGCATACGGCATCCCGTACCTACGATATGAACCACTATGAGTGGCAGGATGCGGCGTGGCAGAAACGCAAGGCGGAGGAGTCCTCCTACGAACGTCCCATGCTCACCTACGAGGTACATGCGGGATCGTGGCGGCGCACGCTTGAGGGCGATTACCTCTCCTATCGGGAACTGGCGGATCAGCTCATCAGCTACGTAAAGGACATGAACTACACACACATTGAGTTCATGCCTCTGTGCGAGCATCCCTACGACGGCTCGTGGGGGTATCAGGCGACGGGGTACTTCGCCGTGACAAGCCGCTACGGAACGCCGGACGACTTCCGCTATCTGGTCGATACCGCGCACCGGAACGGCATCGGCATCATTATGGACTGGGTGCCGGGGCATTTCTGCAAGGACGAGCAGGGGCTGCGCCATTTCGACGGCAAGAACCTCTACGAGTCCGACAACGAGACGCGTGCGGAGAACTGGGAGTGGGGTACGACCAATTTTGACTATGGGCGCACGGAGGTGCAGAGCTTCCTCATCTCGAACGCACTGTTCTGGTTCGAGGAGTTCCACATCGACGGTCTGCGCATCGATGCGGTCGCGAATATGCTCTATCTCAACTACGGGCGCAAGGACGGCGAATGGCAGCCGAACAAGTACGGCGACACGGGCAACCTTGAGGCGATGGACTTCCTCAAGAAGCTCAATGAGACCATCTTCAAGTATCATCCGAATGCGCTCATGATCGCCGAGGAGTCAACTGCATGGCCGCTCATCTCGAAGCCCGTTTATATGGGCGGTATGGGATTCAACTACAAGTGGAACATGGGCTGGATGAACGATATGCTCTCCTACATGAGCCTTGACCCGATCTACCGCAAGTGGAATCAGGACAAGATCACGTTCTCCCTCATGTACGCGTTCTCCGAGAACTTTGTCCTGCCGCTCTCGCATGACGAGGTCGTGCACGGCAAGTGCTCGCTCATCAGCAAGATGCCGGGCGACTACTGGCAGAAGTTCGCGGGTCTCAGAGCCTTCTTCGGCTACTGGATCGCGCATCCCGGCAAGAAGCTGCTCTTCATGGGCGGCGAGTTCGGACACTTCATCGAGTGGAACTTCGACGACAGCATGGACTGGCATCTCGTCGAGCAGTATCCGATGCACACGAAGATGCTCGCCTACTCCAAGGCTCTCAACAAGTTCTATGTGGACAACAAGGCATTCTGGCAGGTGGACTTTGACTGGAACGGCTTCCAGTGGATCGACTGCAACGACAACGAGAACAGCATCATCGCGCTCGTCCGCCGCGCCGAGGATCGAAACGACTTCATCATCTGTGTCCACAACTTCACCCCCGAGGTGCGTCACGGCTACCGCATCGGCGTACCGACCAAGGGGACGTATGTCGAGGTATTCAACTCCGACGAGGAGGCGTACGGCGGCAGCGGCGTGCGCAATGCG of the Selenomonas dianae genome contains:
- the glgB gene encoding 1,4-alpha-glucan branching protein GlgB; translated protein: MKTSTLSEFDLYLFHQGTNYHAQEMLGAHFVEQDGKKGVRFTVWAPNAKSVSVVGEFNDWNVFIHPMNRIDDGEIWEAFVEGLGEGEIYKYAIEPQWGGPRIMKADPYGFYAEKKPHTASRTYDMNHYEWQDAAWQKRKAEESSYERPMLTYEVHAGSWRRTLEGDYLSYRELADQLISYVKDMNYTHIEFMPLCEHPYDGSWGYQATGYFAVTSRYGTPDDFRYLVDTAHRNGIGIIMDWVPGHFCKDEQGLRHFDGKNLYESDNETRAENWEWGTTNFDYGRTEVQSFLISNALFWFEEFHIDGLRIDAVANMLYLNYGRKDGEWQPNKYGDTGNLEAMDFLKKLNETIFKYHPNALMIAEESTAWPLISKPVYMGGMGFNYKWNMGWMNDMLSYMSLDPIYRKWNQDKITFSLMYAFSENFVLPLSHDEVVHGKCSLISKMPGDYWQKFAGLRAFFGYWIAHPGKKLLFMGGEFGHFIEWNFDDSMDWHLVEQYPMHTKMLAYSKALNKFYVDNKAFWQVDFDWNGFQWIDCNDNENSIIALVRRAEDRNDFIICVHNFTPEVRHGYRIGVPTKGTYVEVFNSDEEAYGGSGVRNAGDIVSEDYAFHGREQSVVITVPPLASTFYRLKRQSGAGTPDHEIAEAAEVVAKKKAVIPKVAAAAAVKAETPEAPKQEDGGQTAAPRTPASKERTPAAKVSAGKAPAKSAAKKTTRTRTAQKAEEKPVKKAAAKKASSKSVKAAAKTAEKTSKTASMTAAKKTSVRKSSAESGDKPKKTRAAK
- a CDS encoding glycogen/starch/alpha-glucan phosphorylase; protein product: MAQKDQVNRPTGKALETMKKILKSRFITTAHVMFGREVEELTEVEIYKTIAATAKQSISDNWIKTNKQYAERKEKQIYYFSIEFLLGRLLKSNLINLGIEEALKEVLGDFKLNLSDAYEVEPDAGLGNGGLGRLAACFIDSLAAHRLPGHGCTIRYQYGLFEQKIVGGNQVEIPDNWLRDGFAWEYRKPDKSVDVKFGGNAYMRDMGNGRLELVHENPMIVMAVPYDMPIVGYHNATVNTLRMWNAEVNRDFSDYGMLTQEQIQQRNDYRTFVESITRYLYPDDSTFEGRRMRLIQEYFFVSAGVQSIVRHYKKTGMSIYDFGKKIGIHINDTHPALCVAELMRILVDEEQLTWEDAWAITRDTIAYTNHTIMPEALETWGIDMFRPLLPRIYMIIDEINRRHMEEVRRRYPNNEDKVRALSIIQDGVIHMARLSIVGGHSVNGVAKIHTGILKSTTLKDFYDYTPRKFNNKTNGITHRRWLMGANPELAALIDTMLGNRTWHRHPEKMDGLHDHVGDKNFLEQLMKIKRLRREGLARYIEHHNGVKLDPDSMFDIQVKRIHSYKRQLMNILHIMYRYQRALSEPGFLTQPVTYFFGGKAAPGYYIAKETIRLINVVADRINKDKRVNDFMKVIFIENFGVSIGELVYPAADVSEQISTASKEASGTGNMKFMMNGAITLGTLDGANVEIRDAVGNEHCVIFGLKAEEVMNYYATGAYSAWDEYHTNEKVRTVMNQLVDGTYGDFRSLYDYLLHANDEFFILKDFNAYDNARIEVMRRFKDKDGWARSAAMNVAHSGGFSSDRTIDEYAREIWDIHPVIIS